One Vanessa cardui chromosome 22, ilVanCard2.1, whole genome shotgun sequence DNA window includes the following coding sequences:
- the LOC124539384 gene encoding la-related protein 6 yields MEGTPPSQVMPEPDEGIATDRRPSTDDHADLSDTASETGSGGGKDSGCEVAPDTQEPPYAPPDEELSNRIVSQVEFYFSDANITKDAFLLKHVRRNKEGYVSLKLISSFKRVKHLTKDWRVVAEALKRSTKLEINEPGTKLRRIEPLPAYDETTPSRTVVAVRMPIDRPSVENVSRLFASCGEIALVRVLRPGNPVPADVRQFLNKNPSLVNCVCALVEFTESEAARSALRLQSSDEEGMRVYELNGVPREPKRKTPVRRPTPRRHECEYSSCCSGSEAEYDYRYTAPFYRRNSSGFFAPRSPEIQTWVPRRPSTCSHSSDSGVSFFCGSRRASQASTGSASSAEGWLARRLSGCSLTGTECGGRRLSCTPRFEPRTPVVPDGTRGFHAAARQRRISDLALYSR; encoded by the coding sequence ATGGAGGGGACCCCTCCCAGCCAGGTCATGCCCGAGCCCGATGAGGGTATCGCCACCGACCGACGCCCGTCCACCGACGACCATGCCGACCTATCCGATACGGCTTCCGAAACCGGGTCCGGTGGAGGGAAAGATTCTGGCTGCGAAGTTGCTCCCGACACTCAAGAACCCCCATACGCTCCACCAGATGAGGAGCTATCTAACCGTATTGTATCTCAAGTGGAATTCTATTTCTCGGACGCCAACATCACTAAGGATGCCTTCCTCCTTAAACATGTGCGTCGCAACAAGGAAGGGTACGTCTCTCTCAAGCTTATCTCCAGCTTCAAACGCGTCAAGCACCTGACGAAGGATTGGCGAGTGGTGGCTGAGGCACTAAAGAGATCGACTAAGTTGGAGATTAATGAACCTGGAACGAAACTACGCCGGATCGAACCGCTCCCGGCTTACGATGAAACTACGCCTTCCAGGACTGTCGTGGCAGTCAGAATGCCCATTGATCGACCATCAGTCGAAAATGTATCAAGGTTATTTGCAAGTTGTGGTGAAATCGCACTAGTTAGGGTGCTCAGGCCTGGTAATCCAGTTCCAGCTGATGTCCgtcaatttttgaataaaaatcctAGTTTGGTGAACTGTGTGTGTGCTTTGGTAGAATTTACTGAGTCGGAAGCTGCAAGAAGTGCTCTACGTCTTCAAAGTTCCGATGAAGAGGGAATGCGAGTATACGAATTAAACGGCGTCCCTAGGGAACCGAAAAGGAAAACGCCTGTTCGTCGCCCGACACCCCGTCGTCACGAATGCGAATATTCATCGTGTTGCAGCGGTTCGGAGGCTGAGTACGATTACAGATACACTGCACCATTTTACAGAAGAAACTCGAGTGGATTCTTTGCACCGCGCTCGCCTGAAATTCAAACATGGGTGCCTCGTAGGCCCTCAACGTGCAGTCATAGTTCCGATTCCGGAGTTTCCTTCTTCTGTGGGTCGAGACGAGCGTCTCAAGCGAGTACAGGAAGTGCCAGTAGCGCTGAAGGCTGGTTGGCGCGGCGGCTGTCTGGCTGCTCGCTGACTGGCACGGAATGTGGCGGAAGGAGGCTGTCCTGCACCCCGCGATTCGAGCCCCGCACGCCCGTCGTTCCGGACGGCACACGAGGCTTCCACGCTGCCGCTCGCCAACGCAGAATCTCGGACCTCGCGTTGTATTCTCGCTAG